ATAGCCTATTGGCCTGCACGCGTTTCGATTGGTCGCGCATCTCGCCAGCCATTTTTGGCTCGCTGTTTCAAGGGGTGATGGAGCCGCGCGAGCGCCGGCAGATCGGCGGCCATTACACCAGCGAACGCGACATTCTCAAGGTCATCCGCGCTCTGTTTCTCGACGATCTTCGGGCCGAGTTTCAGCGGATCAAGGGCAATAAGAATCAACTGAAGCAGTTCCAGCAGAAGCTCGCGAGCTTGCGTTTCCTCGATCCCGCGTGCGGTTGCGGCAACTTTTTGGTCGTTACCTATCGCGAGTTGCGGTTGCTCGAAATCGAGGTGCTCAAGGGCCTCAATACCAACGGCCAACAACACTTCGATATTCACACGCTTTCCAAAATCGACGTGGACGCATTTTTCGGGATCGAGATCAGCGAATGGCCGGCGCGGATCGCGGAAGTGGCAATGTGGCTGATGGATCATCAGATGAACGTCCGACTCTCGGAAGAGTTCGGTCAATACTTCGTCCGCTTGCCGTTGAGCAAAAGCCCAACGATCGTCAACGGCAATGCCTTGCGGCTCGATTGGCGGCAGATTCTCCCGCCGGAAGAATGCGGCTTTGTCCTCGGCAATCCGCCGTTCGTGGGAAAGCACCTAATGACTGGCGAGCAGAGACGGGACATGGAACTTGTTTGGGATGCCGAAACTGGTGTTGGCGTGCTCGACTACGTCACCGGGTGGTATCGCAAGGCGGCAGAATACATCCAACAAACGCGCATCCAAGTTGGTTTCGTCTCCACCAATTCGATCAGTCAAGGAGAGCAAGTCGGCACGCTTTGGAAACCGCTGTTTCAACGATTCGGGCTGAAAATCCTGTTTGCTCATCGCACGTTCAAATGGGAGAGCGAAGCGCGCGGTCAGGCGCACGTTCATGTCGTGATCATCGGGTTCGGCGCTTTCGAAATGACAGGCAAGCGAATCTACGACTACCAATCAGAAGACAAGGTCACGGTCAGCAACGCACAGAACATCAGCCCCTATCTCATCGAAGGTCCAGACGTAGCTGTCGTCTCGCGCAACCAGCCCATCTGCGACGTGCCCGCTTGTGAGTATGGCAATAAGCCGACTGACGGCGGAAATCTCATAGTGGAAGAGGCCGATCGCCGAGAATTCATTGCTGCGAATCCCGGCGCGAAGAAGTATCTTCGA
The Pirellulales bacterium DNA segment above includes these coding regions:
- a CDS encoding DNA methyltransferase encodes the protein MACTRFDWSRISPAIFGSLFQGVMEPRERRQIGGHYTSERDILKVIRALFLDDLRAEFQRIKGNKNQLKQFQQKLASLRFLDPACGCGNFLVVTYRELRLLEIEVLKGLNTNGQQHFDIHTLSKIDVDAFFGIEISEWPARIAEVAMWLMDHQMNVRLSEEFGQYFVRLPLSKSPTIVNGNALRLDWRQILPPEECGFVLGNPPFVGKHLMTGEQRRDMELVWDAETGVGVLDYVTGWYRKAAEYIQQTRIQVGFVSTNSISQGEQVGTLWKPLFQRFGLKILFAHRTFKWESEARGQAHVHVVIIGFGAFEMTGKRIYDYQSEDKVTVSNAQNISPYLIEGPDVAVVSRNQPICDVPACEYGNKPTDGGNLIVEEADRREFIAANPGAKKYLRPLLCAEEYLYSIPRWCLWLVNASSADIRNIPGIKKRVQSVRSFRLASKKEPTRRMADHPALFAEIRQPTKRFIVVPQHTSETRRYIPFGYFEPKYVVHNSCSAIPDATLYHFGVLSSAMHMAWVRHVCGRIKSDFRYSTGLVYNNYPWPEAPTAAKRAAAEVKAQSVLDSRGEHLAKGATLADLYDPLAMPRDLAKAHAALDRAVDRCYRKQPFTSDRQRVEFLFALYEKLTTPLIPLSRRKRG